The following are encoded in a window of Chitinophagaceae bacterium genomic DNA:
- the dnaA gene encoding chromosomal replication initiator protein DnaA codes for MDKVFEKVWANCLEIIKDIVEWQHFKTWFEPIKPVALKEKVLTIQVPSQFFYEYLEEHYVSLLAKTLKRELGKEARLEYRIMVDSGNSKNKPQTIDVPGQGYKSFANNEMDFPLVINNPVKNPFVIPGLKKMQIDPQLNPAYTFEAFIEGDCNRVARRAGKTVAEKPGTTSFNPLVIYGGVGLGKTHLAQAIGNEVKRLHANKIVLYVSSEKFINQFIDHGRNGAINDFIHFYQLIDVLIIDDVQFFNRAEKSQDAFFSIFNHLHQSGKQLILTSDKPPKDLEGVQERLLSRFRWGLSADLQVPDYDTKIEILEKKMKNDGLDMPREVVKYIAYNINSNVRELEGALISLLAQSSLNKREIDLELAKKVLRNFVKSSSKEITIDTIQKMVCEYFDVPYDKLLQKTRKREIVQARQITMFLAKAFTKNSLKTIGEHFGGRDHTTVIHSCQTVKDLMDTDSLFKESVMELQQKVHLAAM; via the coding sequence ATGGACAAAGTTTTTGAAAAAGTATGGGCTAATTGTTTGGAGATAATCAAAGACATTGTTGAATGGCAGCATTTCAAGACCTGGTTTGAACCCATTAAACCGGTCGCATTGAAAGAAAAAGTTTTAACCATCCAGGTCCCAAGTCAGTTCTTTTACGAGTACCTGGAAGAACATTATGTTTCGCTTCTTGCAAAAACATTAAAGCGGGAATTGGGAAAAGAAGCACGCCTTGAATACCGCATCATGGTAGACAGTGGCAACAGCAAGAACAAACCACAAACAATAGATGTTCCCGGCCAGGGATATAAATCATTTGCAAATAACGAAATGGATTTTCCTTTAGTAATAAATAATCCCGTTAAAAATCCGTTCGTAATACCGGGGCTGAAAAAGATGCAGATCGATCCGCAGCTGAACCCGGCATATACATTCGAAGCATTTATTGAAGGCGATTGCAACCGGGTGGCCCGCCGGGCCGGTAAAACGGTGGCAGAAAAGCCGGGCACCACCTCTTTTAACCCCCTCGTGATATACGGCGGGGTTGGACTGGGTAAAACCCACCTTGCCCAGGCCATTGGCAACGAGGTAAAAAGGCTTCATGCCAATAAGATAGTGCTGTATGTAAGTTCTGAAAAATTCATCAACCAGTTCATCGACCATGGCCGCAACGGCGCCATCAACGATTTTATCCATTTTTACCAGCTGATCGATGTATTGATCATTGACGACGTGCAGTTCTTTAACCGGGCCGAAAAATCACAGGATGCTTTTTTCTCCATATTCAATCACCTGCACCAGAGTGGTAAACAGCTGATATTGACCAGCGACAAGCCGCCCAAGGACCTGGAGGGGGTTCAGGAAAGATTGTTGAGCCGTTTCCGCTGGGGTTTGAGCGCCGATCTGCAGGTTCCGGATTACGATACCAAGATCGAGATACTGGAGAAAAAGATGAAGAATGACGGGCTGGATATGCCCCGAGAAGTGGTGAAATATATTGCCTATAACATTAACAGCAATGTGCGTGAACTGGAAGGCGCTTTGATATCATTATTGGCACAATCTTCGCTTAACAAGAGGGAAATTGACCTTGAATTGGCTAAAAAAGTACTTCGCAATTTTGTAAAGTCTTCCAGTAAGGAGATCACCATCGATACCATCCAGAAAATGGTATGCGAATACTTTGACGTGCCATACGATAAACTGCTGCAAAAAACACGTAAACGTGAAATAGTACAGGCCCGGCAGATCACCATGTTCCTGGCAAAGGCATTTACAAAGAACTCACTCAAGACCATCGGCGAGCACTTTGGCGGAAGAGATCATACCACGGTAATTCACAGTTGCCAGACAGTAAAAGACCTGATGGATACCGACAGCCTCTTTAAAGAGAGTGTGATGGAACTGCAGCAGAAGGTTCACCTGGCTGCCATGTAA
- a CDS encoding NCS1 family nucleobase:cation symporter-1, with protein sequence MHSRNPENSEFRNPPLEGSEASLYNEDLAPIPQSKRSWGTWNYAALWISMSLCIPTYMLASSLIEGGMNWWQSILTIFLGNTIVLVPMILNGHAGAKYGIPFPVFARASFGTSGANIPAILRAIVACGWFGIQTWIGGFATYQMLKLWIPALATLPQIFPESFGLQTGPAICFFLFWLLNMWVVYLGVESIRKLLLFKAFFLPLAALALLFWAINAGHGLGPILAQPAKLTGPAFWTYFFPALTGMVGFWATLSLNIPDFTRYAKNQKAQINGQIIGLPPSMTLFAFIGVVVTSATFIIYGETIWDPVVLAGKFENKLLVSFAMIAVAISTLATNIAANIVSPANDFSNLAPGKINFRTGGYITGVIGILIFPWKLIADPNGYIFTWLIAYSSLLGPVGGILIADYYFVRKQQLDVAELYRHKGQYGFKNGFNGAAILALFAGILPNMPGFLLQVKLISSTAFPEWVSNLYHYAWFVGFFVSGVVYIVLMRNYKTGSVNLDNIEND encoded by the coding sequence ATGCATAGCAGAAACCCCGAAAATTCAGAGTTCAGGAACCCTCCTTTGGAGGGCAGTGAGGCGTCCCTCTACAACGAAGACCTTGCCCCCATTCCCCAAAGCAAACGCAGCTGGGGTACATGGAACTATGCAGCGTTATGGATAAGCATGAGTTTATGTATCCCTACCTACATGCTGGCGAGTTCATTGATCGAAGGGGGCATGAACTGGTGGCAATCCATTCTCACCATCTTTTTGGGAAATACCATTGTACTGGTGCCGATGATACTGAACGGACATGCCGGGGCCAAATACGGAATACCTTTTCCCGTTTTTGCAAGAGCAAGTTTCGGTACATCGGGTGCAAATATTCCGGCCATACTAAGAGCCATTGTTGCCTGCGGGTGGTTTGGTATCCAGACATGGATCGGGGGCTTTGCCACCTACCAGATGCTTAAACTCTGGATCCCTGCACTGGCAACCTTGCCACAAATTTTTCCTGAATCATTTGGGTTGCAGACCGGCCCGGCCATTTGTTTTTTTCTTTTCTGGCTGCTCAATATGTGGGTCGTTTACCTGGGTGTGGAAAGCATCAGGAAATTACTGCTGTTCAAAGCATTCTTTTTACCACTGGCGGCGCTGGCATTATTGTTTTGGGCGATCAATGCCGGGCATGGCCTGGGCCCCATACTTGCACAACCGGCAAAACTGACAGGTCCGGCATTCTGGACCTATTTCTTTCCGGCGCTCACGGGGATGGTTGGTTTTTGGGCAACACTCTCATTGAACATTCCCGACTTCACCCGGTATGCAAAGAACCAGAAGGCACAGATCAATGGACAGATCATTGGCCTGCCTCCATCCATGACGCTGTTTGCTTTTATTGGCGTGGTGGTAACATCGGCCACCTTTATCATTTACGGAGAAACCATCTGGGACCCGGTGGTATTGGCCGGAAAGTTTGAAAATAAACTGTTGGTGAGTTTTGCCATGATCGCAGTGGCCATATCTACATTGGCAACGAATATTGCAGCCAATATTGTAAGTCCTGCCAACGACTTTTCAAATCTGGCCCCCGGGAAGATCAATTTCAGGACGGGCGGATACATCACCGGTGTCATTGGTATCCTGATCTTTCCATGGAAATTGATTGCCGATCCCAACGGGTATATCTTCACCTGGCTCATTGCTTATTCCAGCCTGCTTGGCCCGGTAGGAGGCATCCTGATCGCTGATTATTATTTTGTACGTAAACAGCAATTGGATGTGGCAGAACTATACCGGCATAAAGGGCAATATGGATTTAAGAACGGTTTCAATGGTGCAGCCATCCTTGCTTTGTTTGCCGGCATCCTGCCCAACATGCCCGGATTTTTGTTGCAGGTGAAACTGATCTCATCAACCGCATTTCCTGAATGGGTATCAAATCTCTATCATTATGCCTGGTTTGTCGGCTTCTTTGTAAGCGGAGTGGTGTATATTGTATTGATGCGGAATTATAAAACAGGTAGTGTAAATTTGGATAACATAGAAAACGA
- a CDS encoding NAD(P)/FAD-dependent oxidoreductase — protein sequence MQQKISLKLLPSEAADDISIKRSIAGHTGKKPAEVSGYHILKQSIDARAKTIWINLTVNAFLDEPFIKRTILPFAFKDVSKAMKKVVIIGAGPAGLFAAFQLLEQGIKPVILERGKDVRERRRDLARLNKEGIVNPESNYCFGEGGAGTYSDGKLYTRSTKRGDRDRGLNLFVRFGASEEILYQAHPHIGTNKLPHIITAMREQLTGCGAEVHFEKKVVDLIIANDSIKSVKTADGDLFEADAFILATGHSARDIFELLHRKQILIEAKPFALGVRIEHPQQLIDSIQYHCPARDENLPPSSYSLVQQVNNRGVFSFCMCPGGIIAPASTSPGELVVNGWSPSKRNNPFANSGMVVQVELEDLIKNEKLKTCLPAGKVKNDALSMMHFQQMVEQKCFETGGGNLVAPAQRMVDFSNGKTSSSLPGCSYHPGLNAVNLKDVLPGFIYQSLAKGFIEFGKKMKGYFTNDAVVVATESRTSSPVRIPRCNETLAHPQLSNFYPCGEGAGYAGGIVSAAMDGERVAKQLVKTIVLIALPFVKSLPAIIYSSLHLTC from the coding sequence ATGCAACAAAAAATTTCTCTCAAACTTCTGCCATCAGAGGCTGCAGATGATATCTCCATAAAAAGATCCATTGCCGGTCATACAGGCAAAAAACCTGCTGAGGTTTCGGGTTATCATATATTAAAGCAGTCCATTGATGCAAGAGCAAAGACCATCTGGATCAACCTCACCGTAAATGCCTTCCTGGATGAGCCGTTCATAAAACGTACCATCCTTCCGTTTGCATTCAAAGATGTGAGTAAGGCAATGAAGAAGGTTGTGATCATCGGGGCCGGTCCCGCAGGACTTTTTGCAGCCTTTCAATTACTGGAGCAGGGCATAAAACCCGTCATTTTAGAAAGGGGAAAGGATGTGAGGGAAAGACGAAGGGACCTGGCCCGGTTAAATAAGGAAGGCATTGTGAACCCCGAAAGCAATTATTGTTTCGGTGAAGGCGGCGCCGGCACGTACAGCGATGGCAAATTATATACCCGGAGCACCAAACGGGGCGATAGAGACCGGGGTCTCAACCTCTTTGTAAGATTTGGCGCATCCGAAGAGATATTATACCAGGCCCATCCGCATATCGGCACCAATAAACTGCCGCATATCATTACGGCGATGCGGGAACAACTGACCGGATGCGGGGCAGAAGTTCATTTTGAGAAAAAAGTGGTGGACCTCATCATTGCCAACGATTCAATAAAGTCGGTTAAAACAGCCGATGGAGATCTGTTCGAAGCCGATGCCTTCATCCTGGCAACCGGCCATAGTGCCCGGGATATCTTTGAACTGCTGCACCGGAAGCAGATCTTGATTGAAGCCAAACCCTTTGCCCTGGGTGTACGGATCGAGCATCCGCAGCAACTGATAGACAGCATTCAATATCACTGCCCGGCCAGGGACGAAAATTTACCTCCCTCCTCTTACAGCCTGGTACAGCAGGTGAATAACCGGGGGGTATTTTCCTTTTGCATGTGCCCGGGCGGCATCATTGCGCCAGCATCCACATCACCCGGCGAATTGGTGGTGAATGGCTGGAGCCCCTCTAAGCGGAATAATCCATTTGCCAACAGCGGCATGGTGGTCCAGGTGGAACTGGAGGATTTAATTAAGAATGAAAAATTAAAAACCTGCCTGCCGGCAGGCAAGGTTAAAAATGATGCGTTGTCGATGATGCATTTTCAGCAAATGGTGGAACAGAAATGTTTTGAAACGGGCGGAGGCAATTTAGTGGCGCCAGCACAAAGAATGGTTGATTTCAGTAATGGAAAAACATCCTCTTCCTTACCCGGATGTTCCTACCACCCGGGATTAAATGCGGTCAACCTTAAAGATGTCTTGCCTGGTTTCATTTACCAGTCACTTGCCAAAGGCTTTATTGAATTTGGTAAAAAAATGAAAGGCTATTTTACCAATGATGCCGTGGTGGTGGCCACTGAAAGCCGCACATCATCACCCGTTCGGATCCCCCGCTGCAATGAAACACTGGCACACCCGCAGTTAAGCAATTTTTACCCCTGCGGCGAGGGTGCCGGCTATGCCGGTGGCATCGTAAGCGCTGCCATGGATGGGGAAAGGGTGGCAAAACAACTTGTAAAAACGATTGTGCTCATCGCTTTACCGTTTGTAAAATCGCTACCCGCCATTATTTATTCGTCCTTACATTTGACCTGCTAA
- a CDS encoding SLBB domain-containing protein: MLLTSGQTYFGFKKAAAVFIVILFCSVKMVSAQNPIKDPNNPDVPVLPNPTQMPPAQLYDILKDKNPDGSKRTGEEMNKALKDKIEKDSLVKESTPQSMNPTEDTYGMNLFRSGVVASITELSTPPLDYPIGVYDQIIVSLWNGAEATLDYTVARDGSIFPASIGKIYLQGLTFENVRSLLTQRFRSFVPPSTNISISLGQPRTISINVAGEVRNQGPVTVSAFTNAFNVISLAGGPTDLANLREIQIKRNGRVIDVLDVYKYLTTGDFGKHIYLENNDFVIMQTLEKRVKAEGRFKRPMFYQLKKDEGLKSLLKYSGGLQNDAFSSGAKVYRTELEKQIIKDVNVTAIVNPTSSALLKDQDFPLNDGDIVKVVSINPGLINKVEMKGEVSYPGQYEIRKGDKLFDLINRAGGITRNTFLPRAYIFRGGGDSTNIKASKVEVNLTDITTNDTASIYNVELFANDQVLLFNSNQFADKQYVEIFGEVRKEGRVNKYGGMTLQDLLYLCGGLKQSAEYGRIEISSVVDLDSAKGMQQPTRTVLKTIKVSPNLELDSVSREILLRPYDQIYVRKNPTFELQQLVQINGLVQYSGPYPRLSKYERLSSYIERAGGIKENADLSGAILYRKKTQYYRDNVTNKVASLTDSIGSITLDSSMKSLGEVAKEPVSIDLYRAMKYKNSKYDIILQEGDVIFIPEINPFVNVKGIVQSPLKLTYDKEHTNVGYYIDKAGGYGIRPWKKRIFVTYANGKSKRTTSIFFMHFYPRVKEGSTVTVPLRPEGAQVTDIVTQVIISSIPIVTAALIVKLIQ, translated from the coding sequence ATGTTATTAACCTCAGGGCAAACTTATTTTGGTTTTAAAAAAGCGGCCGCAGTTTTTATTGTGATTCTCTTTTGTTCAGTAAAAATGGTATCGGCACAAAACCCGATCAAAGATCCCAATAATCCTGATGTTCCGGTATTGCCGAATCCAACACAGATGCCGCCTGCCCAGCTATATGATATTTTGAAAGATAAGAACCCCGACGGCAGCAAGAGGACGGGAGAGGAAATGAACAAAGCCCTTAAGGATAAAATTGAGAAGGACAGCCTGGTAAAAGAAAGTACGCCCCAATCGATGAATCCTACCGAGGATACGTATGGGATGAACCTGTTCCGTTCCGGTGTGGTTGCCTCCATTACCGAATTGTCAACACCGCCCCTGGATTATCCCATCGGTGTGTATGACCAGATCATTGTTTCCTTGTGGAATGGAGCGGAGGCCACGCTGGATTATACGGTTGCCCGGGATGGTTCCATTTTCCCCGCCAGCATCGGAAAGATCTACCTGCAGGGTCTTACATTTGAAAATGTACGTTCCCTGCTCACACAACGGTTCAGATCGTTTGTTCCACCGTCAACAAATATTTCCATATCACTCGGGCAGCCACGTACTATATCCATAAATGTTGCGGGTGAGGTAAGGAACCAGGGGCCTGTCACTGTTTCTGCATTTACCAATGCATTTAATGTGATCTCGCTGGCCGGCGGGCCCACAGACCTGGCCAATCTTCGTGAGATACAGATCAAGCGGAACGGAAGGGTCATTGATGTACTGGATGTATATAAGTACCTGACCACCGGCGATTTTGGGAAACACATCTATCTTGAGAATAATGATTTTGTGATCATGCAAACGCTGGAAAAGCGGGTGAAGGCCGAGGGCCGGTTCAAGCGTCCGATGTTCTACCAGCTTAAAAAAGACGAAGGTCTGAAATCCCTGCTTAAATATTCAGGCGGCCTGCAGAACGATGCCTTTTCGAGCGGGGCGAAGGTTTACCGGACCGAACTGGAAAAGCAGATCATAAAGGATGTGAATGTAACAGCCATCGTAAACCCGACCAGCAGTGCACTTCTTAAGGACCAGGACTTCCCGCTTAATGACGGGGATATCGTAAAAGTGGTTTCCATTAATCCGGGATTGATAAACAAGGTGGAAATGAAAGGAGAGGTCTCATATCCGGGCCAGTACGAGATACGTAAGGGCGATAAATTGTTTGACCTGATCAACAGGGCTGGCGGCATTACCCGGAATACGTTCCTTCCCCGTGCCTATATTTTCCGGGGCGGCGGCGACAGTACCAATATCAAAGCCAGTAAGGTGGAAGTGAACTTAACGGATATCACCACCAATGATACGGCCAGTATTTATAACGTAGAATTATTTGCCAACGACCAGGTGCTTCTTTTTAACTCCAACCAGTTTGCGGATAAACAATACGTGGAGATCTTCGGCGAAGTAAGAAAAGAGGGCAGGGTAAACAAATACGGCGGCATGACACTGCAGGACCTGCTTTATCTCTGCGGTGGTTTGAAACAATCTGCTGAATATGGGCGTATTGAGATATCCAGTGTGGTTGACCTGGACTCAGCAAAAGGAATGCAACAGCCAACCCGTACCGTGCTCAAAACGATTAAAGTATCACCCAATCTTGAACTGGACAGTGTGTCCAGGGAAATATTATTGCGCCCATACGACCAGATATATGTACGGAAGAACCCGACATTTGAATTGCAGCAACTGGTGCAGATAAACGGGTTGGTTCAGTATTCGGGTCCCTATCCAAGGCTGAGCAAATACGAAAGGCTTTCCTCCTATATTGAACGGGCAGGAGGGATAAAAGAGAATGCCGACCTGAGCGGTGCGATCCTGTACAGGAAGAAAACACAGTACTACCGGGATAATGTGACCAACAAAGTGGCCTCCCTGACCGATTCCATAGGAAGCATTACGCTGGATTCATCCATGAAGAGCCTTGGTGAAGTGGCGAAGGAACCGGTGAGCATAGATTTGTACCGGGCCATGAAATACAAGAATTCAAAGTACGACATCATTCTGCAGGAAGGGGACGTGATCTTTATCCCGGAGATAAACCCTTTTGTAAACGTGAAGGGCATTGTACAGTCGCCACTTAAATTAACGTACGATAAAGAACATACCAACGTGGGCTATTATATTGACAAAGCCGGCGGCTATGGCATACGGCCCTGGAAGAAGCGGATCTTTGTCACCTACGCCAATGGCAAGAGCAAGCGGACGACCAGTATTTTCTTTATGCATTTTTATCCCAGGGTAAAAGAAGGTTCCACTGTAACGGTGCCGTTGCGGCCCGAAGGTGCACAGGTAACCGACATTGTCACGCAGGTGATCATATCCAGTATTCCCATAGTAACAGCCGCTTTGATTGTTAAACTGATCCAGTAA
- a CDS encoding ATP-binding cassette domain-containing protein yields the protein MKILEVQNLKKYFATQKAVDGISLQIEQGSIFGLLGPNGAGKTTLIRMITGIFYPDSGEIFLKGKKFDPENDAKYIGYMPEERGLYKKMKIGEQALYLAQLKGLSRHDAMHKIKDWFKRFEMDSWWNKKVEDLSKGMGQKLQFVITVLHEPDLIILDEPFSGLDPVNANLIKDEIYRLSQNGTTIIFSTHRMEQVEEICKHIVLVNKGKKILDGTVNDVKHEFKENLFGIQLEAIPDTIDSPALEMINATGKELLVRIREGYKPNDVLSYFIDRGSSVVSFREMLPSLNDIFIKLVEGTPTARQFEKITA from the coding sequence ATGAAAATCCTGGAAGTTCAAAACCTTAAAAAATACTTTGCCACGCAAAAAGCGGTTGACGGCATCAGCCTGCAGATCGAGCAGGGCAGCATTTTTGGGTTGCTGGGCCCCAACGGCGCCGGTAAGACCACGTTAATAAGAATGATCACGGGTATCTTCTACCCGGATTCGGGCGAGATCTTCCTGAAAGGGAAAAAATTCGACCCCGAGAACGATGCAAAGTACATTGGCTATATGCCGGAGGAAAGAGGACTGTATAAAAAAATGAAGATCGGTGAGCAGGCCCTTTATCTTGCCCAACTGAAAGGATTAAGCCGCCACGATGCCATGCACAAGATCAAAGACTGGTTCAAACGGTTTGAAATGGACAGCTGGTGGAACAAGAAAGTGGAAGACCTGAGCAAGGGCATGGGGCAAAAATTACAGTTCGTGATCACCGTGCTGCATGAACCCGACCTGATCATACTGGATGAGCCCTTCAGCGGCCTTGACCCGGTGAATGCCAACCTGATCAAAGACGAGATATACCGGCTGTCACAAAACGGCACCACCATCATCTTCAGTACCCACCGCATGGAACAGGTGGAAGAGATATGCAAACACATTGTGCTGGTAAATAAGGGGAAGAAGATACTGGACGGAACGGTGAATGATGTAAAACACGAATTCAAGGAAAACCTGTTTGGCATTCAGCTTGAAGCCATCCCGGATACCATTGACAGCCCGGCGCTTGAAATGATCAACGCCACCGGCAAAGAACTCCTTGTACGGATACGGGAGGGGTACAAGCCGAATGATGTGTTGAGTTATTTCATTGACCGGGGAAGCAGCGTGGTTTCCTTCAGGGAAATGCTGCCTTCGCTGAATGATATTTTTATTAAACTGGTGGAAGGGACACCGACTGCCAGGCAATTTGAAAAAATAACCGCCTGA
- a CDS encoding 5'-nucleotidase C-terminal domain-containing protein: MLVLLKPYSDSLSKSMYEVVAVSEMALEKKQPEGSLGNFLADAMLAMAEKNYGIHVDAAFINYGGIRLPSMPAGNITRAKIFELSPFDNLLIIQKVNGKVLHEFLDHIAGRGGWPCSGITMQIKDKKAIDITVGGAPLNESAVYTIANNDYVANGGDDCTMLKPVPQVSNGYIFRDAIFEYLADLKRQGKKISAKTENRVRNAE, translated from the coding sequence ATGCTGGTTTTACTGAAACCGTATTCAGACAGTTTATCAAAAAGCATGTACGAGGTAGTGGCCGTTTCCGAAATGGCCCTTGAAAAGAAACAACCCGAAGGTTCATTGGGTAATTTCCTGGCGGATGCGATGCTGGCCATGGCTGAAAAAAACTATGGGATCCATGTGGATGCTGCCTTTATAAATTATGGAGGCATCCGGTTGCCATCCATGCCTGCCGGAAATATAACGCGGGCAAAGATATTTGAGTTGTCACCCTTCGATAACCTGCTGATCATACAAAAGGTGAACGGGAAAGTGTTGCACGAATTTTTAGATCATATTGCCGGCAGGGGGGGATGGCCCTGCTCGGGCATCACGATGCAGATAAAAGATAAAAAAGCCATTGATATAACTGTGGGAGGGGCGCCTTTGAACGAATCAGCGGTTTATACCATCGCCAATAACGACTATGTGGCCAATGGCGGTGATGATTGTACGATGCTAAAGCCCGTTCCGCAGGTAAGCAATGGCTATATATTCCGGGATGCAATCTTTGAGTACCTGGCAGATCTTAAGCGCCAGGGCAAAAAAATATCAGCAAAAACAGAAAACAGGGTACGTAATGCAGAATAG
- a CDS encoding DUF3127 domain-containing protein: protein MSYELAGKLVAKYDTVQRTETFKTREFVVEKTDDINGRTITNYVKFQCVQDKTTIIDRVNVGEEIKVYFNIKGSKWEKDGKVNYITNLDAWRIEQILQPGSVKTDNDYLEPLDTFSETPPDAVDDLPF from the coding sequence ATGAGTTATGAATTAGCCGGTAAACTGGTTGCCAAATACGATACGGTTCAACGTACCGAAACTTTTAAAACCAGGGAGTTTGTGGTTGAAAAAACCGATGACATCAACGGACGTACCATTACCAATTATGTGAAGTTCCAGTGCGTACAGGACAAAACAACCATCATTGACCGGGTGAATGTGGGTGAGGAGATAAAAGTATATTTCAACATCAAAGGCAGCAAGTGGGAAAAAGACGGCAAGGTGAATTACATTACCAATTTAGATGCCTGGCGTATTGAACAGATATTGCAACCCGGTTCCGTTAAAACAGATAATGATTACCTGGAGCCATTGGATACTTTTTCAGAAACGCCACCAGATGCGGTGGATGACCTGCCATTCTGA
- a CDS encoding ABC transporter permease, with product MKKILLIIQREFLTRVRKKTFIIGTILFPLLYLGLIFGTGYIAEKSRDDLKIAVIDRSGLFTENLVATVNREDSSNAIKLITSNSERFKTAFDSLGYDGYIEIPESFSWQHGTDSLVINTKKSFGIGAANPVERKINQVWNRIKHDSLGIDSAKDKILNKTLALRFHNEKNKNANEKTATVIGYVCGLLMYLILLLYGSQVMMGVTEEKTSRIAEVVVSSVKPFQLMIGKIVGIGMVALTQFLIWVACIFIIYNVSKTTGNAGGNVSGMVGAIQEVFTSVNMPLVVGCFIFYLLAGFFFYSSLYAAIGSAINEDMREAQSLSFPITMLVIFSIALMTPAISNPGSSLAVWASIIPFSSPIVMMARIPFGVPVTVPWWQLGLSMVLLIAGFMFTTWFAARIYRTGILMYGKKPSWKEMMKWAFRK from the coding sequence ATGAAAAAGATCTTATTAATTATACAACGTGAATTCCTTACCCGGGTACGGAAGAAGACCTTCATCATCGGCACCATTCTTTTTCCGCTGCTTTACCTGGGGCTGATATTCGGCACCGGCTATATTGCAGAGAAATCCAGGGATGACCTGAAAATAGCGGTCATTGACCGATCGGGACTTTTTACCGAGAACCTGGTAGCAACGGTCAACCGGGAAGATTCAAGCAATGCCATAAAACTGATCACGTCAAATTCTGAAAGGTTTAAGACGGCCTTCGACTCACTCGGCTACGACGGGTATATTGAGATACCGGAAAGTTTCAGTTGGCAGCATGGCACCGACAGCCTGGTGATAAACACAAAAAAATCTTTTGGCATCGGCGCTGCCAACCCGGTTGAAAGAAAAATAAACCAGGTATGGAACCGGATCAAGCACGACAGCCTCGGAATTGATTCTGCCAAGGATAAGATACTGAACAAAACACTTGCGTTACGGTTTCATAATGAAAAGAACAAGAATGCCAATGAAAAGACCGCAACGGTCATCGGGTATGTGTGTGGTCTTTTAATGTACCTGATCCTGCTGCTGTATGGCTCACAGGTGATGATGGGGGTAACAGAAGAAAAGACCAGCCGCATCGCCGAAGTGGTGGTATCTTCCGTAAAACCATTTCAGCTGATGATCGGGAAGATCGTGGGGATCGGTATGGTGGCCCTTACCCAGTTCCTGATCTGGGTGGCCTGTATCTTTATCATTTACAATGTGAGCAAGACCACCGGGAATGCCGGAGGCAATGTTTCAGGAATGGTGGGTGCGATACAGGAAGTGTTTACCAGTGTTAATATGCCCCTGGTGGTTGGCTGTTTTATTTTCTACCTGCTGGCAGGTTTCTTTTTCTACTCTTCGCTGTATGCGGCCATTGGCAGCGCCATTAATGAAGATATGAGAGAAGCGCAGTCGCTTAGTTTCCCCATCACCATGCTGGTCATCTTTTCCATAGCGCTGATGACACCGGCCATTTCAAATCCCGGCAGTTCACTGGCGGTGTGGGCAAGCATCATCCCCTTCAGTTCTCCCATTGTGATGATGGCCCGTATCCCGTTTGGAGTGCCTGTTACCGTGCCCTGGTGGCAATTGGGCCTTTCCATGGTTTTATTGATCGCCGGATTCATGTTCACCACCTGGTTTGCTGCAAGGATATACCGAACCGGTATATTGATGTACGGTAAAAAGCCAAGCTGGAAAGAGATGATGAAATGGGCATTCAGAAAATGA